The nucleotide sequence GATATATTGGCATGCCCAAAGTGTAAAGGAGATATTGAGTATCTGGAACAAGAAAACAAGCTCCTTTGCAAGGCTTGCAATTTAAAATATCCTATTAGGGATGATATTCCTATAATGCTTATTGAAGAGGCAGAGAAATAGTGTGTGTTTAGCTAAAGCTAAACAATTAAACAAAGCGTTTATAGTAAGAATGAAGAATGAAGACTGGTGCTCTGGTGCACTATTTCAAGACCTGATGAATACGAAGTATCTTGCGAGCGAAGCGAAGCAAAATAAGGGATTGCGACTTCCACGCCAAGGCCGGAAGTTTTTAAGATAAAATCCTTGATG is from bacterium and encodes:
- a CDS encoding Trm112 family protein; translated protein: MVDKELLDILACPKCKGDIEYLEQENKLLCKACNLKYPIRDDIPIMLIEEAEK